From a region of the Cyclopterus lumpus isolate fCycLum1 chromosome 5, fCycLum1.pri, whole genome shotgun sequence genome:
- the zgc:113054 gene encoding uncharacterized protein zgc:113054, whose translation MSAEKVPDTPVEVLVDLLTRTMEVAKASGNVPEELTHQLQKALDIASGLDDYLEKMSSQESEPLAELYKKTISHDWDQVHKEGKTMFRLPKECITGHVEGQTLKMLIHMSQAKRVLEIGMFTGYGALSMAEGLPEDGCLVACELEPYLKDFAQAIFDKSPHGRKITVRTGSAMDTLKELAAAGEQFDMVFIDADKDNYINYYNFILDKSLLKLRGVICVDNTLFKAKVYLKDTTDGNALALRKFNQFVRDDPRVEQVIIPLRDGISVVRRVSVSSECSRTKSKITDDEVFRGVKGLPILDRMRLDGKVAYVTGAGQGIGRAFAHALGEAGAMVAVVDLDQDKAEAVAGELFLKGIIAISITADISKSADVQRMIDNVVSKWGAIHVACNNAGINMNSASEDTSLEEWDQTFNVNLRGTFMCCQAAGRVMLKQGYGKIINTASMASLIVPHPQTQLSYNTSKAGVVKLTQTLGTEWIDRGVSVNCISPGIVDTPLIHSESLRPLVQRWLSDIPAGRLAQVTDLQAAVVYLASDASDYMTGHNLVIEGGQSLW comes from the exons ATGTCGGCCGAAAAAG TTCCTGACACCCCCGTGGAAGTCCTTGTGGATCTCCTGACGAGAACCATGGAGGTAGCCAAGGCAAGTGGCAACGTGCCTGAGGAGTTGACCCATCAGCTGCAGAAGGCTCTGGACATAGCGAGCGGCCTGGATGACTACCTGGAGAAAATGAGCTCACAGGAGAGTGAACCTCTGGCCGAGCTCTACAA AAAAACAATCTCCCATGACTGGGATCAAGTTCACAAGGAGGGCAAAACCATGTTCCGCCTTCCGAAGGAGTGCATCACTGGACATGTTGAAG gTCAGACCCTGAAGATGCTGATCCACATGAGTCAGGCCAAGAGGGTTCTAGAGATCGGGATGTTCACCGGCTACGGTGCACTGTCGATGGCCGAAGGGCTTCCCGAGGACGGCTGCTTAGTCGCCTGCGAGTTGGAGCCGTACCTCAAAGACTTTGCTCAGGCCATTTTTGACAAGTCTCCACATGGCAGGAAGATCACTGTCAGGACTGGGTCCGCCATGGACACCCTGAAG GAATTGGCTGCTGCAGGTGAACAGTTTGACATGGTCTTCATTGATGCTGACAAGGATAATTACATCAACTACTACAACTTTATCCTGGACAAAAGTCTGTTGAAATTGCGAGGGGTCATATGTGTCGATAACACGCTGTTCAAAGCCAAGGTCTATCTTAAAGACACGACGGACGGCAACGCACTGGCGCTCAGAAAATTCAACCAGTTCGTCCGCGATGATCCACGTGTGGAGCAG GTCATCATCCCTCTTCGAGATGGCATCAGTGTTGTCCGTCGGGTATCTGTGTCCTCCGAGTGCTCAAGGACCAAG AGTAAAATAACGGACGACGAGGTTTTCCGCGGGGTCAAGGGGCTCCCCATCCTGGATCGAATGCGCCTCGACGGAAAGGTGGCCTACGTGACGGGTGCTGGCCAGGGAATAGGCCGCGCTTTCGCCCACGCCCTGGGGGAGGCCGGCGCGATGGTAGCCGTGGTAGACCTGGACCAAGACAAAGCCGAGGCGGTGGCTGGAGAGCTCTTCCTCAAAG GCATCATTGCCATCTCGATCACAGCTGACATTAGCAAATCGGCTGATGTTCAGAGGATGATTGACAACGTTGTGTCCAAATGGGGGGCGATCCACGTCGCCTGCAACAACGCCGGCATCAACATGAACTCGGCCAGCGAAGACACCAGTCTAGAGGAGTGGGACCAAACCTTCAACGTCAACCTGAGGGGGACTTTCATGTGCTGCCAG GCAGCAGGTCGAGTGATGTTGAAGCAAGGATACGGCAAGATTATCAACACAGCCTCCATGGCCAGTCTAATAG tcCCCCATCCACAGACGCAGCTGTCCTACAACACGTCCAAGGCTGGAGTGGTCAAACTGACTCAGACTCTGGGCACCGAATGGATTGACAGAGGAGTGAGTGTCAACTGCATCTCCCC GGGGATTGTTGACACCCCTCTCATCCACTCGGAGAGTCTGAGGCCTCTGGTGCAGCGCTGGCTGTCAGATATCCCTGCTGGTAGACTGGCTCAAGTGACAGACCTGCAAGCTGCAGTGGTCTACTTGGCATCTGACGCCTCCGACTACATGACAGGGCATAACTTAGTCATAGAGGGTGGGCAAAGTCTGTGGtag
- the eevs gene encoding 2-epi-5-epi-valiolone synthase: MGKVELKKNDAKENKTEFSLVRVKGTWNRIRGKEVNNQSADCVSAAKIYESITEQGTSWTVVSPIVFTYKVTETRHLLDPSNDTLLLGHITDPQQLEDIQKSNKPIKRFVVVDQEVYKIYATKIIEYLEANNVLYKILSLPTTEENKTIKMALQIVEEVNNFSLDRRTEPIIAIGGGVCLDIVGLAASLYRRRTPYIRVPTTLLSYIDASVGAKTGVNFANCKNKLGAYIPPAAALLDLSFLQTVPRRHISNGLAEMLKMALMKHRGLFELLETHGRMLLDTKFQTDNSCLQAASQVTRIAIGTMLEELAPNLWEDDLNRLVDFGHLVSPSLEMKVLPSLLHGEAVNIDMSYMVYVSKESGLLTEDEKQRVISCMVGLELPVWHEACTMELIQKSLQERLKHSGGLVRMPLPVGLGEAVISNDTSCEILHKAFVKWREELNGGPSDSN, translated from the exons ATGGGAAAGGTTGAGCTTAAAAAAAACGAtgccaaagaaaataaaactgagTTTAGTTTAGTGCGTGTCAAGGGTACCTGGAATCGTATTCGAGGCAAGGAGGTCAATAACCAAAGTGCTGACTGTGTCTCTGCTGCAAAAAT CTATGAGAGCATCACAGAACAGGGCACCAGTTGGACAGTGGTCAGCCCCATCGTCTTTACTTACAAGGTGACTGAGACCCGGCACTTGCTGGATCCAAGCAACGACACCCTCCTGCTGGGCCACATCACCGACCCGCAGCAGCTGGAAGACATTCAAAAATCAAACAAGCCAATCAAACGCTTCGTGGTCGTTGACCAAGAAGTCTACAAAATCTACGCTACCAAAATAATTGAATATTTAGAGGCCAATAATGTCCTGTACAAGATCTTGTCTCTACCCACCACTGAGGAGAACAAAACCATAAAAATGGCCTTACAGATCGTGGAGGAGGTCAACAACTTCTCTCTTGACCGCCGCACAGAGCCCATCATTGCCATTGGTGGCGGGGTGTGCCTGGACATAGTGGGCCTGGCGGCCTCGCTCTACAGAAGACGCACCCCCTACATCAGGGTCCCAACCACACTGCTCTCCTACATCGATGCCAGCGTGGGAGCAAAGACTGGGGTTAACTTTGCAAATTGCAAGAACAAGCTGGGCGCCTACATTCCACCAGCCGCAGCCCTCCTTGACCTGTCCTTCCTACAAACTGTTCCACGACGACACATCTCCAACGGGCTCGCAGAGATGTTAAAG ATGGCCTTGATGAAACACAGAGGCCTCTTTGAGCTTCTTGAGACACATGGCCGCATGCTGTTGGACACCAAATTTCAGACTGACAACAGCTGCTTACAGGCTGCATCACAAGTGACTCGTATAGCCATTGGAACCATGCTGGAGGAGCTCGCCCCTAACCTTTGGGAGGATGACCTGAACCGACTGGTGGACTTTGGCCACCTTGTCAGCCCATCATTAGAAATG AAAGTTCTCCCATCTCTGCTGCATGGCGAGGCAGTGAACATTGATATGTCGTACATGGTTTACGTGTCAAAGGAGAGTGGTCTATTGACAGAAGACGAAAAGCAACGGGTCATCAGCTGCATGGTGGGCCTGGAGCTGCCTGTCTGGCATGAGGCGTGTACCATGGAGCTTATACAGAAGTCTCTGCAGGAAAGGCTGAAGCATTCGGGAGGCCTGGTCAGAATGCCTCTGCCTGTTGGTCTTGGGGAAGCGG